The Cyclobacterium amurskyense genome contains the following window.
TTGCCTCTATTATTGGCAGGTTGCCTCAACACAGTTGAAACGGAACCGGAAATCATCACTGAGCCACCCATTTCTTCACTCATTTCAACAGATACCATTAAGTCTGGGGATTACAAAACCTTCACCATAGGCGCCAATTCTGCGACGGTATATGAATCGGTAAACGATTTGAAAAGTGATATAGGACTTGAATATATAAACATTGTCTCCAACATATATGAAGGAGTAGCTGAATTGGAAGACAAATTGCCACTGTATCACTATATTTTTATGGATGAAAAAATAGGTACCTCTTCCGGTGTTCAGTTAGGAATAAAAAACAATAGCATAGAAACCATCTATTTAAGCAGTGGTCAGGCACTTGAAAAATGGCCTGAAGAACTGTCTCAGTCCGCCATCAGGAAAGGAGATGATATAGCTGTGTTGTATGACAAGCTCAAAACAATCAGCGAAAATGAGAAGTATAAAAGTAAATTTGAAGCCATTAATTTACTGACCAAAGACCTCTCTAAAACCTATGATAGCGAAATGGAAAAATCACCTCAGTGGTATTTTGGATACACATTGGAAAAAAACAAAATGGATGTAGTAAAACTAAATTTCGAGGAAGGTGTTCTGGAAAGTATAATAATCAATCATTACCAGTCCTACTAAGGATAATCTGAATCGATTGAAATAAGTATTAGAAACTTGATTCAGGAATATATTCAATATAAAAACAACCTAGGTTAGAAAGCTTCTTAAAGCCATAAACCTAGGTTATTTTCATTTTAAAAGAATGGGGACTCAAGAAGTTGGTTGAGAAATATTTTGCTTGTGAACAACTGGGTTGGCATACATTGCCAAAAAGTTATGTACCGCAACTTCGTTTTCCATATCTATACCTTTGTGCATTCTTTCTTTAAATGCTTCCATTTCCTCGTTGGTATAATGCGCTGCATATTTACTGGTATTGTTCATAATATCCAGTGCAATATAGTTGGTAGGCCATAACTGGTAATTGTGTACAATCACCCGATCCAATTCTTCTGCAAGTAATTGCAATTGTTTATTTATAGGACCTTCGGTACCTAGCACCTCGTCTATTTCTTCATCGAGTACTTTTCCTACGGAAATATGAATGCGTTTCTTTTGCCCCATAATCCCGCTTACCAGTGTTTTGAAATCTTCATTTTTCTGCTTCACATAAATCTCTTCCCTGGCCTTGGCAAGTAATTCAGGCATTTTAAGTACGTCTGTTGGGTCGTTTTCGTAAGAAATGGATACAGGAACTATTTTCAATTGCTTAAAATAGTCTTTCAAAGGTGTATCCTCACTGGCCAAGGCCAGCATTTTCAACATGCCTTTTTGTGTCAGGTCCATGCCATCTTTGGTTCTGCCTTCCCTCTGAGCAATCCAAACAGACCTGTTTTCTTTCAGCAATGCTTCCCTTATGTATTCAGAATTCAACTTAGAATTTTCAAACATGGCCTTAGGACTAAGTCCTCTAAAAACCACAAAATTACGTGTAATCCTTGATAATGCCTTCAAAAAAGGCTTTTTCACAAGATTATCCCCTATTGCAGAAGTTGTCATCACTAACCCATGTTCGTACAAGGTAGCATTCAGCAAAGAGGTGTCAAGTATAATATCCCGATGGTTTGAAATAAACAGATAGGCTGTATTGGGTTTCAGGTTTTCAAATCCTGAAGTAGATAGTCCATCAGAACTAACTTTTAAAATTTTAAGTACAGCATCGTATATAATTTTTGTTTGAAAGTCTCTGATTGAGTGAATATCGGAAAACATTTCGGCCCATTCTGCCTCTGATCTGTCAGGAAAAGTGAAATTCATTATTGCCTTCATCATGGGATGTTGGCCATATTCTTTCAATGCCTGATTGACTTCATTATCATAAAAAGGTCTTATCGGATCAAATTTAGACATATATCATTATTTTCTAGAGCGCAAATTACTAAAAATGACTCAAAGGTTGGTTCCTTTTGTCAAACAATAGTAGTTGAACGTAAAAAAGCCCCGAAAAGGGGCTTTTTTTCTGTATAATCCTTTGAATCTTGAGACTGTTTGTTCTAAAACAGGCTACTTACAATTCTTTTACTTTGATGTTTTTCCAGGAAATCTTCAGACCTCCACCACTGTGAATCTGAAGTGCCAACTGCCCTTCACCTTCACCAATTTTTTCGTCAGAATAATCTATCATTTCTACGCCATTAAGCCAAGTAGTTACATGGTCATCAACAACACGAATTTTAATATCATTCCACTCACCAAATTTTAGGTTTTTGTCTTTTTCAGGATCTGGTTTGATCAACCAACCACGACCATAAGACTCATATACTCCTCCTGTATCGTCACCTGGAGGTGCCACTTCTACTTGCCAACCGGAAACCTTGGTTCCTTCAAAGTTTGAGCGAAAGAAGATACCACTGTTACCATCCTGATCTTGCTTGAATTGTGCGGTCAATTCAAAGTTTTTATAATTTTTCTCAGTACCAAGATAGCCATACTCCCCGTCAGGGCCACTCTCGGAGACCAAAATACCATCTTCAACATACCATTTTTCAGTACCATATACTGTCCATCCTGTAAGGTCTTTGCCATTAAACAGGTCGGTGCCATCAGATGCGCATGACATTACAAGGACTGCTGCCAACATTAGGCCGCTTGTTTTAATAAGTGTTTTCATCATTGGTTTTAGATATTAAACTTAAATTATACTAATTTCATATTTACAGGATCCCATTTAATAAATTTGTCCTGGAAATAACTGTCATTACACAATAAAGCTGGTGCCGCAGCACGAAAAGCAAATATAGGGTTTTCTACCACTTCTACATTCTCCCTGATGGCACGGAAAAAATTCCCAAAATGATCATAATGCGCTCCTTTATAACCAGGCTCCACTTTATAAACCATTTCATTGGGTGGTAAAATTTTCTTACGATCGGGAGCATCTCCTCTCATCTTTGCTTGTGCTTCCATAAATGGATCATTACTGGACACTTTCTGGTTGGTCTTTACAACCACTTCATCCCATTTCACATCCATAGACCCTTTACTACCTACAATTTTCAAGTAGGTAGAACCACTGGTACCATCCACAAAATTACATCTTAAAGACAAGTTAAAACCAGGGTGTTGTTGACTGTCTGGATATTGGAACATTCCCAATAAAACATCTGGCACTTCTCTTCCATCCTTCCAATACCTTAATCCCCCCATGGCTGATACTTTATCTGGTCCCAAAGAGTTGGTAATAAAATGAAGGCTGGTAAATAAATGAACAAATAAATCTCCAGACATCCCAGTACCATAATCAAGGTAATTTCTCCATCTAAAAAACCGTAGTGGATCAAATGGTCTATCTGTGGTATTGGAAATATACCTTTCCCAGTCCACCGTCTTGGTATTACCATCCTCAGGTACATTGTACTGCCAAGCGCCTTCAGGAGAATGTCTGGCCCAAAAACCCTCGGCATAGTTGATGTCTCCGATAGCGCCTTCAGCCAACAATTCTTTGGCCTTCTCATTCCCCAGGCTTGATATCCCTTGACTACCTACCATCATCACTTTACCCGATTTCTTCCAGGCATCAATGACATCCTTACCCTCATCCACACTATGAACCATCGGTTTTTCGCAGTAAACATGCTTGCCGGCGTTCATGGCATCAATGCTGATCTGCTTGTGCCAATGATCTGGTGTTCCTATTAGAACTGCATCTATATCTTTCCTTTTCAGGATCTCTTTATAATCTTTGGTTAAAAACAGGTGTTGTCCCCACTTTTCTTTAGCCGAATCCAATCTACCATCATACAAATCACAAACAGCCACTATACTTACATTGTCATGTTGAAGTGCAGTATTCATATCTTGGGATCCCATGATACCTGCTCCAATTAAGGCAATATTCAATTCCTTGTCTGCTGGACTTTCGAAATTTCTTTTCATTTGGGAAATTGCCTTTGGCTCTTCTCCTGCAAATGCCACCGGAACCATTGCCGAAGCTGCTCCGGCCATTCCCATTTTCTTTAAAAATTTCCTTCTATTATTGTCCATGCTAATGCTATTGATCTTCCAAATAAAGGATTAAATATAAGAAAATATTAAATCATATTTTTAAGCAACACAATAAACTTAATACATTTTTTTACTTAATTACAAAAACACCATAAGCTCCATAACAAAAAATAAAGGCCTCCTTAAAAATTTAAAGAGGCCTTATCACCTAAATTGAGTTTGTTAAGCTTATTTTTTCACATTAAATATCCACTTTATTGGTTAGGATTATTTTGTTGTGGATACTTGTTTTGGTTTCCGTTGGGATTGTTATAGTTAGGGTTGTTGTAATTGGGATTGTTCTCATCCATGTATCTTTGCGCTGGCCACTGTGGGGTCAATTCCATTTCCTCAAGATTAGTCAAGGCATCGTTTTCAAAAGTAACCAATAAGTAGAATCTATCTCCATTATTGACTCTATACACTTTTTTGTCCACGCTTATTTGACTGATTACCGCATCCTTGTTTTGTCTAAGGAATTTGCTTTCAGACATGCCCAACTGATAAGGGATTCTTGGTTGGATAAGGGCACAAGAACTCATAATAAATACCAAACTTAAAATACTTAATGTCTTTTTCATAGCTAATAACTGTTATGCTTACAAAGCATCGAAAATATAAGGAATTATCTATGGAAATGATATCAATAATATTGCCAGAATTTTTTCGCTTTGATTATAAAGGGATTAGGAAGGAGTGAAAAATATATTTTGCGGATGTACTGAAAATAGTTACCTTTGTACCAAGCGGCACGACCAGCTCCCGCTGAATCCCCCAGGTCCGGAAGGAAGCAAGGGTAGGCGGTCGTAGCGGTGCGATGCCGCTTATTTTTTTGTCCTTTTCCTACTCAAGCCCCTTCTTTTTGTTAATTTTGGTTTAAATTTACCGGGACATATCAACAAACCTAAAAACAAGCATGAAATTCTTTATCGATACTGCGAATCTCAACGAAATAAAAGAAGCCTATGACCTAGGTGTATTAGATGGGGTGACTACGAATCCTTCCTTAATGGCTAAAGAAGGAATCAGTGGTGACGAAAATGTCATCAACCATTACAAGGCCATCTGTAACATAGTGGATGCCAATGTAAGTGCAGAAGTGATTGCTACAGATTTTGAAGGAATCATCAAAGAAGGTAAGGAACTTGCAAAACTTGACGACAAAATCGTAGTAAAAGTACCTATGATCAAAGATGGCATCAAAGCTATCAAATATTTCTCAAGTGAAGGAATCCGCACCAATTGTACTTTGGTCTTTTCAGCAGGTCAAGCCATTCTTGCAGCCAAAGCAGGAGCTTCTTACCTCTCTCCTTTTATTGGCCGACTTGATGACATCTCTTTTGATGGATTAGACCTTATCGCTCAAATCGTTCATATCTACCAAAATTATGGTTATGAAACTGAAGTCCTTGCGGCCTCTGTTAGACACACCATGCACTTGGTTAAATGTGCTGAACTTGGAGCTGATGTGGTAACTTGCCCACTTAAAGTGATCACAGGTTTATTGAATCACCCACTTACTGACAAAGGATTGGCTCAATTCTTGGCTGACCATGCCAAAGCAAACAAATAATATTCAAAGGGGCAGGTTTGAGGACCTGCTCCTTTTTGAAAACTATTGCCAGGCTATAAGGTTACAATAAAAAAACTACCGGACATGTACATCATCAAAGTGAAAGGGAAAGCAAAAATCCCTGATTATATACAGATCAGAGATGAAAATTTTGTACTTGTGGCTTACTTCAGGGCAGATAGACCACTTAAAAAAATTGAAAAATTCGGGCTTGGAGGCAAAGAAGAAGCGCTTGAAAAACTCATCAAAGAACTTCCCTTCGGTAAACTAAAAAAGTTAGATCTCTGATATGGTTTTTTCCAACGATCCTGTAGTTAAGGTTGAGAACGCATGTGTTTTTCAAGGTATCAATACCATTTTGAAAAATGTAAACTTCAACATTGAAAAAGGGGAATTTGTATTTTTAATTGGGCGTACAGGAAGTGGGAAAAGTTCACTTTTAAAAACCCTGTATGCTGATTTACCATTGGTTATGGGCAAGGCATCCGTTGCAGGCTATCCCATTGAGGAAATCAAGAAGAAAGAAATCCCATTCTTAAGAAGAAAATTAGGAATAGTATTTCAGGATTTCCAGCTCTTTCCTGACAGAAGCGTGGCAGAAAACCTCTATTTCGTATTGCGCGCCACAGGCTGGAAAGACAAACTCAAAATGAAAAACCGAATGATAGAGGTTTTAATGGGTGTCGGCTTGGGAGGTGCTGCTACAAAAATGCCTCACCAACTTTCAGGTGGTGAGCAACAGCGTGTGGTTATTGCCAGGGCACTATTAAATGAACCCTCTATTCTACTTGCAGATGAACCCACAGGAAACCTGGACCCAGATGTTTCAGATGGGATTTTCAAACTTTTTCAGGAAATCAATAAAAGAGGCACAGCCATTCTGATGGCAACCCATAATTATGAACTGCTAAAAAAATACCCTTACCGTATATTGAAGTGTGAAAACACCGAGGTTTTAGATAGCAAAAACGCCCCTATCTCCTTATCAGGAAGTGGATTATAAATTAAGAAACCGAATTTTATTTCTTATCGGCCCCTTAACCCCTGACTTGAACCCATAAAGGTTTAAAAAGCAAGTTTAACCCGAAATATGCAATAGACATTCTATTACGTGCTGAAATCGCTTTAAAATCAGCCACTTCGTTGCTGTTTTCAATTTCACCATAGCGGTGCTATGCTAAAATCTCCAAACAGTCTGATATTTTTAGCGATTGCAACACTTCCCGTAAACACGGGACTGGCTTCACCCCTGACAATGTCAGGGCGGAGAAATCCTATTACATAATCCGGGTTTAAAGGCTGAATAACTCATAGGGTAGAGTAGCTAAATGGATGAATTTCTATTTTATTCCTTCAGGAAGTCAGTAAAATGGGTTAAACTTAGACTAAGTCATTATGGAAATAGAACATTTTTTTCAATGCCCCTATTGTCTGGCAGAAATCTCTATGCTACTAGACCCAAGCATACCTGAACAAAATTACATTGAAGACTGTGAGGTATGTTGTAATCCTATCCAAATTAGTTACCAAATATACGATGGTGAACTGGAAAGCTTTGAGGCCTGGGACATCGAACAATAAATTATCTTAAATATTAACTTGAATTTTCTTCACTAAAACCTATTTTAGCTAATAAATTGAAAAGGTTATGGTAAAGAATTTTTTATGCTGTCTTTTTTTATGTGCTTGTCAATTTACCTTAACGGCTGAAGCACAGGTTATAGAAGAAATTAAAACAGCGGGGCAAATATATGCTTATGCCCAGATACACGGTGATTATGAAATCTTATTGGATTTCACCTACCCCATATTAATCGAAAAAGCTGGCGGTAGGCCCGCAATGAAGAACATTCTCAAACAAATTCAAGATACCAAAATCAATAAAGGGCAAAAACTCACCACCCTGGAATTTGGCGATGATATTCAATTTAGCTCCAATGCCACGGAAATACATGCCGTAGTGCCTATCACTACAGTAATCAAGGTTCCCGGAGGGACAATCACCTCCGAGAGTAATCTCGTGGCTGTAGGTACGGAAAACAGAGGGAATTGGTACTTTATCGAAACCACTTCGATTAATGAGCAAAACATCAGTAAGGTTCTTCCCACATGGGATCATAGTCTGGAATTGCCCTATAAAAAGCCTCCAGTATTCAAGGAAGACCACCTATAACTCCCTATGCATTTCACTCCTAATACTATAAACAATAGGCAACTCATTGAATCCATGGTATAACCCTTCATCGAGAGCTTCTCCTTTACAGTCCCAGTAAGCCAAATAAGTATCAATCCTGAGTTTACCTCTTCTTTCTTTTCGCCTCCATGGCATCCCACCATTCAGGTTTAATTGCCCTAAGCCCATTAAATTGGCCGGCCCCCTGAAGCCATTCACCCCCATCAATGGTGATAATTTCCCCATTAATATAAGCCGAAAATGGTGAAACAAGATAAGCAGCGAGATTGGCCAACTCCTGGTGCTCACCTACCCTACCTAACGGAACCCTACGAGACGGATCAAATTTCTCAGCTAGTTCTCCCGGTAGTAAGCGTTCCCATGCTCCAGAAGTAGGGAATGGGCCAGGAGCAATGGCATTTGAACGGATATCGTGAGGCGCCCACTCTACCGCCAAAGATCGAGTCATGGCCAGAACTCCTGCTTTGGCAGCCGCACTTGGTACAACATAAGCAGAGCCTGTAAAGGCGTAGGTAGTTACTATATTTAAAAATGTTCCCGAAACCTTTTGCTTGATCCAGTTTTTTCCAGCTACAAGCGTTAGATTGGCTGTTCCTTTTAATACAATATCTATAATGGTATTAAAAGCATTCGGGGATAACCTATCTGTAGGGCTGATAAAATTTGCTGCCGCATTATTGACCACCACATCGATACTCCCATAATGGTCCAGAGCTTGCCCATACATTTTTTCAACCTGATCATAATCTCTTAAATCACAAGCTATAGGAAAAACCTCACCACCAGTCTCCTTTTCCATGTCACTAGCTGTCTTTTGCAAAACCTCTAGGTTCCTACTGCAAATTACCAATTTGGCTCCAAGGCTCAAAAAATACTTACCCATGGAAGTCCCTAAACCTGTACCACCGCCGGAAATCATAATTACATGGCCTTTTAAGGCATCATTAACGAGCATACCTTCCTGATATTTCATTATTTTGATTTATTGTTAACTAATATATTTCAAAGTACATAAATTTCAAAGGATTGAAATGTTTGGATGAAAGTTTATTTATCTTTGATTAATTTAACGGGAACAATGTAAATAACGCGAAAAAAATGAAGCAATATATCCCACTTGTTTTTTTAATCTATCTTTTCTCCTGTAACCTGGACACCAACAAGGATTTGCAGATTGACCAATCTTTTGAAGGTGAGGAAGCCTATTGGGTATCAAAGACTTTAGATGAGCACCACCACTTGGCCTTTTATAATGTATTCACCTTTTCCAACAGCCTATTTACAGACAGCCTTCCTGGATGCCCTACTGTAACTATTGGCGAAGACATGCTGACAGTAACTTTAGATTATGACAATCCTATATGTGAAGAGGCATCAGGAGACCATAAGGGGAAACTAATATTAAAATACAGTAGCCGTTTTAGTAACACCAATGATTCCATAAAAATAATTTATGACGGCTACCAATACGATAAAAGTAAACTTGAAGGATATCGGCTTTTTAAAGTACTGCAAAAGCAAAATACCAAAGTGATGCTTGCTGAGACTTCAGATACCCTACTCCTAAAAGATGAGCATGAATCGAGTACGAGGCTTATACTTGACCTTGAACACGAAGCCAAGTTTCAGTCCCAAAAAATAATAGAAATAAAAAGCAATGGTACGATGACAGGTAGAAACTGGGGAGGCAACCAATTGGAAGCAGTGATTTCGGCACCTAAAATAATAAGCACTTCCTGTCTTTCCTCTTTAAAATTCAGGCCTGTTTCAGGTGAAGAAAACTGGACAATTCAAAGAAGCGGTGAATCACCTGTAACTCATAAGTTGACCTACTCAACTGCTGAAGGCTGCGACACGAAAACCACCATAAAACTGGCCGAAGGTGTAATAATGATAAAGCAACCTTAACCTTTAGAACACATAATGGTCTTCCCTTGTATTATTAATTAAAAGGGAAGACCATAAAGTCCTAAAGAAAAAACAAAGTATTTTTTTCTTTTTAACCTTCACTTTGAGACTTGCCTATATGTACAAGTGCATCACCTGCATTGACTACGGGGAGGTTATTTACACCTATTATGTATCCAGAAGCAGAGGCTTTAACCGGCACCTTCACCTGTCCGTAAGGATCTGAAATTTTGGCCAGCATCTGACCTTTTTTCACTTCTTCACCCAAGGAAACAGAAGAATTAAAAATACCTGAAACCCTTGCACGCACCCAACTGCTTTCTTCTATTTTCTTTGTCTTAGTCGATGGGTAATCCCCATCTATCATCTCCAAATGTTTAAGTAACCTACCCGTACCATCGATCCCCTCCTGAATCACCTTATCATCCAAGCGCATGGATTCACCCCCTTCAAAAACCAAAATGTGCTTGTCATTTTTAAAGGCTTCTTTCCTAAAAGATTTGTCGATATGAGCAGAATTTACCGTAAAGTTAGCCCCAAATACCTCCGCCAGTTTCAGTCCTTTTGTATCTTTGAAATCAACTCTGATCTGAGGATGATTGGATAACATTCTACCTCCAGTATGAAAATCTATACCATAATCTATTTGAGGTATAATTTCCCGAGTAAGGATTTGAGCTATTTGCGATGCCAATGAACCTTTATTATTGCCTGGGAAACTTCGATTCAGGTCTCTCCCATCTGGAAATGTCCGGGAATTACTCAAAAAGCCATATACATTTACCAGAGGGATAAAAATCAAGGTTCCCTTTTTAGGTTCAAAGATATTTTCCTCCAACATCCTTTTGACAGTGACTATCCCATTAATTTCATCCCCATGAACACCACCACTAATAAGCACCGTAGGACCGGGGATACTAGAACTCCTGATAAATACTGGCAAATCAATCAATGTATGCGTGGGAAGCCTGGCAATAGCAATTTCTATATTCAGGGACTGCCCGGGCCTAACCCTGATCCCGTTGATGACCATTTCTTTCATGACAACCTATTTTTAGTCAATTTCAACTCATTATCAATGGCTTCAATCATTTGATTTACCTATCTACTTTTGAAGCTAATGATTTATAAAGCGCAAATTTGATATAATCTTTCGAAATTGGTTAAATAATCTTTTAATTCGTGATTTAAATATGACAATGAAGATACAGGAAAATATTTCTTTAAAGGCCTATAACACTTTTGGAATTGATGTGATGGCAAGTTTCTTTGCCGAGGTAGAAAGTAAGGAAGACATTCTTGAGGCCTTAAATTTCGCCAAAAGCAAAATGAAACCCATACTTATTTTGGGAGGAGGAAGCAATGTGCTTTTTACAGAAAACCTGGATGCCTTGGTTTTAAAGGTGAATATTCTTGGCATTAAAGAAATAAAAACAAATGACAAAACTGTACTAATTGAGGCTGGATCTGGAGTAATATGGCATGAACTTGTTTTATATAGCCTTGATAAAGGGCTAAGTGGCATTGAAAACCTCTCCTTAATACCAGGAACAGTAGGCGCAGCGCCTATGCAAAACATTGGTGCCTATGGTGTTGAAATAAAAGCCGTTTTCCATAGCCTTGAAGCTATTGAAATCAGTACAGGACTTATTAAAACTTTCCTTCCCTCCGAAGTGAGATTTGGCTATAGGGAGAGCGTATTTAAAACTTCCCTGAAAGGAAAATACATCATTTGTAAAGTATCTTTCAATCTGTCTAAAATCCATACACCTAATATAAGCTATGGAGACATACAAACAGTCTTGGATCAAATGGGACATACCACAGCTACAGCCCAAAACATCAGTAAGGCTATAATCAGTATTCGTCAATCCAAACTCCCTGACCCCAAAGAAATAGGGAATGCCGGAAGTTTTTTCAAAAACCCAGTAATCCCTGCCAGTGACTTTGATAATTTAA
Protein-coding sequences here:
- the murB gene encoding UDP-N-acetylmuramate dehydrogenase, with the protein product MKIQENISLKAYNTFGIDVMASFFAEVESKEDILEALNFAKSKMKPILILGGGSNVLFTENLDALVLKVNILGIKEIKTNDKTVLIEAGSGVIWHELVLYSLDKGLSGIENLSLIPGTVGAAPMQNIGAYGVEIKAVFHSLEAIEISTGLIKTFLPSEVRFGYRESVFKTSLKGKYIICKVSFNLSKIHTPNISYGDIQTVLDQMGHTTATAQNISKAIISIRQSKLPDPKEIGNAGSFFKNPVIPASDFDNLKLKFPALPGYPNASQVKVPAAWLIENTGWKGKQIGEVGVHKKQPLVLVNYGNGKGEEILDLSHQIQMDVLSKFGISLEREVNVVNFENLINV
- a CDS encoding cell division ATP-binding protein FtsE, encoding MVFSNDPVVKVENACVFQGINTILKNVNFNIEKGEFVFLIGRTGSGKSSLLKTLYADLPLVMGKASVAGYPIEEIKKKEIPFLRRKLGIVFQDFQLFPDRSVAENLYFVLRATGWKDKLKMKNRMIEVLMGVGLGGAATKMPHQLSGGEQQRVVIARALLNEPSILLADEPTGNLDPDVSDGIFKLFQEINKRGTAILMATHNYELLKKYPYRILKCENTEVLDSKNAPISLSGSGL
- the fsa gene encoding fructose-6-phosphate aldolase, which encodes MKFFIDTANLNEIKEAYDLGVLDGVTTNPSLMAKEGISGDENVINHYKAICNIVDANVSAEVIATDFEGIIKEGKELAKLDDKIVVKVPMIKDGIKAIKYFSSEGIRTNCTLVFSAGQAILAAKAGASYLSPFIGRLDDISFDGLDLIAQIVHIYQNYGYETEVLAASVRHTMHLVKCAELGADVVTCPLKVITGLLNHPLTDKGLAQFLADHAKANK
- a CDS encoding succinylglutamate desuccinylase/aspartoacylase family protein; this translates as MKEMVINGIRVRPGQSLNIEIAIARLPTHTLIDLPVFIRSSSIPGPTVLISGGVHGDEINGIVTVKRMLEENIFEPKKGTLIFIPLVNVYGFLSNSRTFPDGRDLNRSFPGNNKGSLASQIAQILTREIIPQIDYGIDFHTGGRMLSNHPQIRVDFKDTKGLKLAEVFGANFTVNSAHIDKSFRKEAFKNDKHILVFEGGESMRLDDKVIQEGIDGTGRLLKHLEMIDGDYPSTKTKKIEESSWVRARVSGIFNSSVSLGEEVKKGQMLAKISDPYGQVKVPVKASASGYIIGVNNLPVVNAGDALVHIGKSQSEG
- a CDS encoding Gfo/Idh/MocA family protein, encoding MDNNRRKFLKKMGMAGAASAMVPVAFAGEEPKAISQMKRNFESPADKELNIALIGAGIMGSQDMNTALQHDNVSIVAVCDLYDGRLDSAKEKWGQHLFLTKDYKEILKRKDIDAVLIGTPDHWHKQISIDAMNAGKHVYCEKPMVHSVDEGKDVIDAWKKSGKVMMVGSQGISSLGNEKAKELLAEGAIGDINYAEGFWARHSPEGAWQYNVPEDGNTKTVDWERYISNTTDRPFDPLRFFRWRNYLDYGTGMSGDLFVHLFTSLHFITNSLGPDKVSAMGGLRYWKDGREVPDVLLGMFQYPDSQQHPGFNLSLRCNFVDGTSGSTYLKIVGSKGSMDVKWDEVVVKTNQKVSSNDPFMEAQAKMRGDAPDRKKILPPNEMVYKVEPGYKGAHYDHFGNFFRAIRENVEVVENPIFAFRAAAPALLCNDSYFQDKFIKWDPVNMKLV
- a CDS encoding SDR family oxidoreductase; this encodes MKYQEGMLVNDALKGHVIMISGGGTGLGTSMGKYFLSLGAKLVICSRNLEVLQKTASDMEKETGGEVFPIACDLRDYDQVEKMYGQALDHYGSIDVVVNNAAANFISPTDRLSPNAFNTIIDIVLKGTANLTLVAGKNWIKQKVSGTFLNIVTTYAFTGSAYVVPSAAAKAGVLAMTRSLAVEWAPHDIRSNAIAPGPFPTSGAWERLLPGELAEKFDPSRRVPLGRVGEHQELANLAAYLVSPFSAYINGEIITIDGGEWLQGAGQFNGLRAIKPEWWDAMEAKRKKR
- a CDS encoding 3-keto-disaccharide hydrolase, which produces MMKTLIKTSGLMLAAVLVMSCASDGTDLFNGKDLTGWTVYGTEKWYVEDGILVSESGPDGEYGYLGTEKNYKNFELTAQFKQDQDGNSGIFFRSNFEGTKVSGWQVEVAPPGDDTGGVYESYGRGWLIKPDPEKDKNLKFGEWNDIKIRVVDDHVTTWLNGVEMIDYSDEKIGEGEGQLALQIHSGGGLKISWKNIKVKEL
- a CDS encoding CPXCG motif-containing cysteine-rich protein, which translates into the protein MEIEHFFQCPYCLAEISMLLDPSIPEQNYIEDCEVCCNPIQISYQIYDGELESFEAWDIEQ
- a CDS encoding 1-acyl-sn-glycerol-3-phosphate acyltransferase, which codes for MSKFDPIRPFYDNEVNQALKEYGQHPMMKAIMNFTFPDRSEAEWAEMFSDIHSIRDFQTKIIYDAVLKILKVSSDGLSTSGFENLKPNTAYLFISNHRDIILDTSLLNATLYEHGLVMTTSAIGDNLVKKPFLKALSRITRNFVVFRGLSPKAMFENSKLNSEYIREALLKENRSVWIAQREGRTKDGMDLTQKGMLKMLALASEDTPLKDYFKQLKIVPVSISYENDPTDVLKMPELLAKAREEIYVKQKNEDFKTLVSGIMGQKKRIHISVGKVLDEEIDEVLGTEGPINKQLQLLAEELDRVIVHNYQLWPTNYIALDIMNNTSKYAAHYTNEEMEAFKERMHKGIDMENEVAVHNFLAMYANPVVHKQNISQPTS